The DNA sequence CCGTAGCGGGCGACGGCGCCGGCCTCGCCGTAGTTGCCGGTGAGGATCACCGCGCGCTGTCGCTGCTCGGCGGGAAGTGCCTGGTGTACGGCGGCGAGTGAGTCGGCGAACGCGGGCCAGCCGATCGTCTCGCCGGCGTCGTAGTTCACGTCGACAACGAAGCCGGGTAGCCGGTCTGCCGGCAGGGTGGGCAGCAGCAGCACGCCGTTCGGGGCGACGAAGAGGAGCGCACCCGCCACCAGCAGCGTCCGGCGCAGTATCCGAGCGCCGCGGTCGGCCCAGGCGGCGGTGACGACGGCGCCGGCGGCGGTGAGCACCAGCAGCAGCGGGGCGTCGTAGTAGCCCTTGCCCCCGGCGACCAGCACCACGCCGAGGACCACCAGCCAGGCCCAGGCCAGCGCCCGGTACGCCTGCCAGTGGGGCCGTCGCAGCAGCGCCACCAGGCCGGCGACCCAGATGGGCACGGCGTAGGGGCTGATGATGACGAACTGCAGGGCCAGTGCGTCGAGCCGCCCGCTGTAGGAGCTGTCGCCGCCGGAGATGGACGCGGCCACGGACAGCTGCGGGAAACCGTGCACGGCCTGCCAGACCAGAGTGGGTGCGGCGAGCAGCAGGGCGACGCCGAAGCCGGCGAGCACCCACCGGTCGCGCAGTAGCCGGCGGGGCCCGGCGATCGCCACCCCCGCGAGCAGGCCGACGCCCAGCAGCGCGGGCAGCAGCTTGTTGAGCATGCCGGCGCCGAGCACGAGCCCGATGCCGAGCGCCCAGCGGGTGTCGCCGGTCCGCAGCAACCGGACCGTGCACAGCGCCGCGGCCAGCCAGACGAGCATGTCGACGGTGGTGGTGCTGAGCAGGTGGCCGCCGGCCAGCACCAGGCCGGAGCTGCCGGCGAGGAACGCCGCGAAGGTCTGCGCACCCCGTTGCGCTCCGAACTCGCGGGCGAGCGCGGCCACGAGCAGCACGCACCCGCCGGCGATGAACGCCGACGGGGTACGCAGCGCCACCAGACTGCCGGGCGCCACGGCATCGACGAGCCGGGCCAGGGCCGGCACCAGCGGCCCCTGATCGACATAGCCCCAGTCGAGGTTCCGGCCGGCGATCAGGAAGTAGAGCTCGTCGCGGTGGTAGCCGTAGCGGCCGGAGAGGACCAGCAGGGTAGCGACCACGGCGCCCGCCACCAGCAGGGGCCCACGGGTGCGCGGCCCGCGGGTGGGTGGAGCGCCGGACGGTCCGGGCTCCTCACGGGGCGTACGGACCAGGCCGGCGACGGAATCGGCCACGTACCCATGGTGGCGGTCGGCGCCCCCGGCCGCCGCCCCCACCGTCCTGGCGGCGGTCACGGATCGGCAACGGTCCGGAGACGGAAAGCGGCCGGCGCTGAAGGCACCGGCCGCCGATGGTTCCGGGGCTGGAGTTGAGGTGGCTGTCGGACGGCCGGGTGCAGGTGGGACATGCAGAGTTCCTGTACGTCTTCAGGCGGCCCTGAACGGGCCGCACGCGCCGCCGCCACGGCGCGCGCCCGTCGCTCCGCTGGTGCTCCGGCTCCGATCACACAATACGCCCGGCGGCTGGCGCGGAGGGCGGGTAGCCCGCTGGGCCGTCACATGACGACAGGCCGTTTCCGGTGGGGTGGTGGGCCGGCAGCCGGCCGGGCCGCGCCGCTGGCACCCGCGCGGCGTGGGGAGGGCACACCGGGTCGCCGGCGCCTTGCGGGTCCGTGGGTGGTTGCGGTGGGAGCCATCTCGCCCGCCGTCGACCCGGGCGAGCCGAGCAGACCACCGCCCCGACCCGCCAGCGTCCGTACGAGCCGTCAAGGTCCGCTTGACGTGCCGGGCCGGGCGGCGGCCCGCTCCCCAGGAGGGCGGGTCGGCGGCAGACGGGATGGCGAGACTCCGCTGGCTGATCTATGCCCTCACCATTCGCGCCACTCGTCAGTAAGTTCGGTTCGCGCGATGTCGCGTCGGGCGGTGAGAGCTCTGACATCAATGCCCGTATCTGTGAGGACATCGTCGATGTACTGACACAGCTCCTCGCGCTCGTCCGTCTCGATCCTTTCGTGTTCCTCATCAATCGCGTTGAGAGCCATGACGACCCGCTCGACCGATGCGAAGACCTCGTCATCAGACGGTGACGGTATCGGCAGCGGCGGCATCCCTGGAAGCGCCTCTGGCCCAGATTGCGTGCCGCTCTTGGTCTGGGAGAGCGAGCGTATGTCTGCTTCGTAGGCGTCCAGAGCCGTATCGACAGCAGCGATGAATGCCTCTGGCCAGAGGTGTAGGGCGTAGGCGTCAACTTCAGCGAGGGTGCCTGCGGCGATGCGGCCCTTCTGGTCCCGTACCTTGCGGCCCCACTCCTCGGTAGGTCGTGTGATCATGGCGCGCAGCCTAGCGATGGCATCTGACGGCAGCCGAGTCGATCAGCGTAGGTGACGGCAGCGGTGCGGGAACGAGCCGTAAAGCGCGGCGCGTGAGTGACTAACTGGGTGACGACCGGGATCGACGTGGGCGGACAACCATGGACGCCGGTGGACCGTTCTTGCAGCTCACCTGTCATGGAGAGGCAGGTCGGGTGGTTGTGTTGGTTGCCCGGGGGCAAGGAGTCTGACAGGTGTGGGCTCACCGACCGGTTGGATAAGTGGCATCCAGTTGTGCCAGAAGCTCTGTTCTGCGGGCCGCGAACCCCGGCAGCCTGTCGTGCAACCGCTTTGCGAGTTCGGGGGCAGAGATGCTGCGGTCATTGGGGCGTCGGGCCGGATGGGCGGGTGCGACGGACTTGTTGACCATGGCTGCGAAGCCGTACACGTCTCCGAGTACGTCGGAGTCGATGACCAGCGGAAGATCGTCGTCAGCCGCCGCGAGCACCTTGGCGACCAGGTTGCGCAACGCTACGAGTGCGATGTCCGGGGCGACTGATGAGCGCAAATCGGTGCTTGCAAGGGCAGAGCGCATAAGGTCGGCAATGCTCTGACGCCTGTCCGCTCGGCCGAGTTCTGGCATGCGGGGGAGTGTACTGAGTTGCATGCTCGATCCGTCCCTGCCGAGGGGCGAGCAGAGGCCGCAGTGCGTCATCCAGGGCTCCAGTTTGGTCCGCGACCACGGCTCCAAGGACGACGACAGGGGTTTCGCGTGAGCGCGACCCCGCCAGCGCGTCCCTCTTGGCCGGCGGTGCCTC is a window from the Polymorphospora rubra genome containing:
- a CDS encoding ArnT family glycosyltransferase is translated as MADSVAGLVRTPREEPGPSGAPPTRGPRTRGPLLVAGAVVATLLVLSGRYGYHRDELYFLIAGRNLDWGYVDQGPLVPALARLVDAVAPGSLVALRTPSAFIAGGCVLLVAALAREFGAQRGAQTFAAFLAGSSGLVLAGGHLLSTTTVDMLVWLAAALCTVRLLRTGDTRWALGIGLVLGAGMLNKLLPALLGVGLLAGVAIAGPRRLLRDRWVLAGFGVALLLAAPTLVWQAVHGFPQLSVAASISGGDSSYSGRLDALALQFVIISPYAVPIWVAGLVALLRRPHWQAYRALAWAWLVVLGVVLVAGGKGYYDAPLLLVLTAAGAVVTAAWADRGARILRRTLLVAGALLFVAPNGVLLLPTLPADRLPGFVVDVNYDAGETIGWPAFADSLAAVHQALPAEQRQRAVILTGNYGEAGAVARYGPARGLPPAYSGHNSMADFGRPPADADVVIAVGWDRPDQLRRWFTDVSLAGRVDQRVEVDNDENGGPIWLCTGLRRPWADIWQAEVRHAG